A genomic stretch from Zeimonas sediminis includes:
- a CDS encoding NAD(P)-dependent oxidoreductase: MNDSTRPAGVGMIGLGIMGSAMSANLIAAGFEVVGFDVAPERMRAFEQAGGRPADSPTAVARAVGIVVSVLPSVQALDDVVTGPQGLLAAQRDGLVLIEASTLPIADKERLAAAAAPQVTMLDCPLSGTGAQAVTKDLLVYASGDSAAIERCRPVFDGFARATHDLGAFGNGSKMKFVANLLVAIHNVAAAEAFVLGMKAGLDPEAIYRVIGDGAGGSRMFTVRGPQMVADRYEPATMKVGIWQKDMKIISEFATALDCPTPLLNASAPIYTAAMAQGRGEQDTAAVCAVLAEMARLERKA, encoded by the coding sequence GCCTCGGCATCATGGGCAGCGCGATGTCCGCCAACCTGATCGCCGCCGGCTTCGAGGTGGTCGGCTTCGACGTCGCGCCCGAGCGGATGCGCGCCTTCGAGCAAGCCGGCGGCCGGCCCGCCGATTCGCCGACCGCGGTGGCGCGCGCCGTCGGCATCGTCGTCAGCGTGCTGCCCAGCGTTCAGGCGCTCGACGACGTGGTCACTGGCCCGCAGGGCCTGCTCGCCGCGCAGCGCGACGGTCTGGTGCTGATCGAGGCCAGCACGCTGCCGATCGCCGACAAGGAGCGGCTGGCCGCCGCCGCCGCGCCGCAGGTCACCATGCTCGACTGCCCGCTGAGCGGCACCGGCGCGCAGGCCGTCACGAAGGACCTGCTCGTCTACGCCAGCGGCGACAGCGCCGCGATCGAGCGGTGCCGGCCGGTGTTCGACGGCTTCGCCCGCGCGACCCACGACCTGGGCGCCTTCGGCAACGGCAGCAAGATGAAGTTCGTCGCCAACCTGCTGGTGGCGATCCACAACGTGGCCGCGGCCGAGGCCTTCGTGCTCGGCATGAAGGCGGGGCTGGACCCCGAGGCGATCTACCGCGTGATCGGCGACGGCGCCGGCGGCTCGCGGATGTTCACCGTGCGCGGCCCGCAGATGGTGGCCGACCGCTACGAGCCGGCCACGATGAAGGTCGGCATCTGGCAGAAGGACATGAAGATCATCTCCGAGTTCGCGACCGCGCTCGACTGCCCCACCCCGCTGCTGAACGCGTCGGCGCCGATCTACACTGCGGCCATGGCGCAGGGGCGCGGCGAGCAGGACACCGCTGCCGTCTGCGCGGTGCTGGCCGAGATGGCGCGGCTGGAACGCAAGGCCTGA
- a CDS encoding GlcG/HbpS family heme-binding protein: MNSLPLDKADAIADRALAKGREMNFQPLTVCVLDAGGHIKVLKRGDGSSLLRPDIAMGKAWGALGMGFGGRELARRAEKMPAFFTALNAMSDGRMVPVPGGALIRNAAGEIVGSIGISGDTSENDEICLIDGVESQGLIADTGDKR, encoded by the coding sequence ATGAATTCCCTGCCTCTCGACAAGGCCGACGCCATCGCCGATCGCGCGCTGGCCAAGGGCCGCGAAATGAACTTCCAGCCGCTGACCGTGTGCGTGCTCGACGCCGGCGGCCACATCAAGGTGCTCAAGCGCGGCGACGGCTCCAGCCTGCTGCGCCCCGACATCGCCATGGGCAAGGCCTGGGGCGCGCTGGGCATGGGCTTCGGCGGCCGCGAACTCGCCCGCCGCGCCGAGAAGATGCCGGCCTTCTTCACCGCGCTGAACGCGATGTCCGACGGCCGCATGGTGCCGGTGCCCGGCGGCGCGCTGATCCGCAACGCGGCCGGCGAGATCGTCGGCTCGATCGGCATCAGCGGCGACACTTCGGAAAACGACGAGATCTGCCTGATCGACGGCGTGGAATCGCAGGGCCTGATCGCGGACACGGGAGACAAGCGATGA
- a CDS encoding SDR family oxidoreductase yields the protein MNKVMIVTGGSRGIGAATVVLAASHGYDVCFSYAGNTARANEVAAAGRATGRRVLAVQADMATDEGVKALFAACDAEFGPPDALVNNAGTTGPIRKVADIDADTLRAVFELNVTGYFLAAREAIRRMSTARGGKGGAIVNVSSRAAPLGGGGEWVHYAASKGATDTFTIGLSREVGAEGIRVNAVRPGLIDTELHAAAGAPDRLTRLMSGVPMGRAGSAEEVAETILWLAGPQSSYVSGALVDVSGAR from the coding sequence ATGAACAAGGTGATGATCGTGACCGGCGGCAGCCGAGGTATCGGCGCGGCCACCGTGGTGCTGGCCGCCAGCCACGGATACGACGTGTGCTTCAGCTACGCCGGCAACACCGCCCGCGCCAACGAGGTGGCCGCGGCCGGCAGGGCCACTGGCCGCCGCGTGCTGGCGGTGCAGGCCGACATGGCCACCGACGAGGGCGTGAAGGCCCTGTTCGCCGCTTGCGACGCCGAGTTCGGCCCGCCCGACGCGCTGGTCAACAACGCCGGCACCACCGGCCCGATCCGCAAGGTGGCCGACATCGACGCCGACACGCTGCGCGCGGTGTTCGAGCTGAACGTGACCGGCTACTTCCTGGCCGCCCGCGAGGCAATCCGCCGGATGTCGACCGCGCGCGGCGGCAAGGGCGGCGCGATCGTCAACGTGTCCTCGCGCGCCGCGCCGCTGGGCGGCGGCGGCGAATGGGTGCACTACGCGGCCAGCAAGGGCGCCACCGACACCTTCACGATCGGCCTGTCGCGCGAGGTGGGCGCCGAGGGCATCCGGGTGAACGCGGTGCGCCCGGGCCTGATCGACACCGAGCTGCACGCGGCCGCCGGCGCGCCCGATCGCCTCACGCGGCTTATGAGCGGCGTGCCGATGGGCCGCGCCGGCTCGGCCGAGGAAGTGGCCGAGACGATCCTGTGGCTGGCAGGGCCTCAGTCTTCGTACGTGAGCGGCGCGCTGGTGGACGTTTCGGGGGCGCGCTGA
- a CDS encoding isochorismatase family protein, with protein sequence MKDPFNLRGGFDRSLKPGSRPALLVVDFQRGFTEPALSPLASDCPAEVTATAELIRAFRGLGPVIFTVIGYAPNLSDVGRWIDKCSALDTLIRGTPACELDPRLGHAPDDAVITKTQASAFFGTPLATMLAAARCDMLVVAGCTTSGCVRASVVDALQHGYPPFVVRDCVADRSPAQHESNLIDMHSKYGEVVGLGEMLAILAALERPAKG encoded by the coding sequence GTGAAAGACCCGTTCAACCTCCGCGGCGGCTTCGACCGCAGCCTGAAGCCGGGCAGCCGCCCCGCCCTGCTGGTCGTGGACTTCCAGCGCGGCTTCACCGAGCCGGCGCTGAGCCCGCTGGCCTCGGACTGCCCGGCGGAGGTGACCGCGACGGCCGAGCTGATCCGCGCCTTCCGCGGCCTGGGCCCGGTGATCTTCACGGTGATCGGCTACGCGCCGAACCTTTCGGACGTGGGCCGCTGGATCGACAAGTGCAGCGCGCTCGACACGCTGATCCGCGGCACGCCGGCCTGCGAGCTCGACCCGCGGCTGGGCCACGCGCCCGACGACGCGGTCATCACCAAGACCCAGGCCTCGGCCTTCTTCGGCACGCCGCTGGCCACGATGCTGGCCGCCGCCCGCTGCGACATGCTGGTCGTGGCCGGCTGCACCACCAGCGGCTGCGTGCGCGCAAGCGTGGTCGACGCGCTTCAGCACGGCTACCCGCCCTTCGTGGTGCGCGACTGCGTGGCCGACCGCTCGCCCGCGCAGCACGAGAGCAACCTGATCGACATGCACAGCAAGTACGGCGAGGTGGTGGGGCTGGGCGAGATGCTGGCGATCCTGGCCGCGCTGGAACGCCCCGCGAAGGGCTGA
- a CDS encoding nucleotidyl transferase AbiEii/AbiGii toxin family protein: MNDRITSGSRGCCSRSTVRCCARTIFSQPREVRADQYGIRTMLRLEDEAIKFEIVLEGRIELSAPSLEDQVCGIATLTPLDMAASKLLANSDRWGDDGVFGRDLIDLAMMRLPLALLRQAVEKASRAYGDAILADLEKAIDRMQARRGWLERCMQAMAMTVPRALVWQNVRALRRVLPR, encoded by the coding sequence TTGAACGACCGCATCACCAGCGGATCGCGAGGGTGCTGCAGTCGCTCGACGGTACGTTGCTGCGCGAGAACCATTTTCTCGCAGCCGCGCGAGGTTCGAGCCGATCAGTACGGAATCCGCACCATGCTTCGGCTCGAGGACGAGGCGATCAAGTTCGAGATCGTCCTCGAGGGGCGAATCGAGCTGTCCGCGCCCTCGTTGGAGGACCAGGTCTGCGGCATCGCCACGTTGACACCGCTCGACATGGCAGCCAGCAAGCTGCTCGCCAACTCGGATCGCTGGGGCGACGACGGCGTCTTCGGTCGTGACCTGATCGACCTTGCGATGATGCGCTTGCCCCTGGCGCTCTTGCGCCAGGCCGTGGAGAAGGCCAGCCGGGCGTATGGCGACGCGATCCTCGCGGACCTCGAAAAGGCGATCGACCGGATGCAGGCGCGTCGGGGCTGGCTGGAGCGCTGCATGCAGGCCATGGCAATGACCGTGCCCCGGGCGCTGGTGTGGCAGAACGTTCGGGCGCTTCGGCGAGTGCTGCCCCGCTGA
- a CDS encoding helix-turn-helix domain-containing protein: protein MGNIMPARSPLSASDASEASARLAALGRGIRARRKALGISATAVAEAAGMSRVTLHRIESGQPSVTMGAYLSAISALGLDLRLESPGDGSEEATKVREGWIPARVRLSSYPQLERLAWQVHGTDELTPVEALGIYERNWRHLDFEAMEPAERQLIDALRLGLGALRSDV from the coding sequence ATGGGAAACATCATGCCTGCCCGATCACCCTTGTCTGCCTCCGATGCGAGCGAAGCGAGCGCCAGGCTCGCGGCGCTCGGCCGGGGAATCCGCGCGCGCCGGAAGGCGCTGGGCATCAGCGCCACCGCGGTGGCCGAGGCGGCGGGCATGTCGCGTGTCACGCTGCATCGTATCGAAAGCGGCCAGCCCTCGGTCACGATGGGCGCCTACCTGAGCGCGATCTCTGCCCTGGGCCTGGATCTGCGGCTCGAGTCTCCGGGTGACGGTAGCGAGGAGGCGACGAAGGTTCGCGAGGGCTGGATACCCGCACGTGTGCGGCTGTCCAGCTATCCACAGCTCGAGCGCCTTGCCTGGCAGGTCCACGGCACCGACGAGCTCACCCCCGTCGAAGCGCTCGGCATCTACGAGCGCAACTGGCGCCATCTGGACTTCGAGGCCATGGAGCCCGCCGAGCGGCAGCTGATCGATGCGCTCCGCCTGGGCTTGGGGGCGTTGCGAAGCGATGTTTGA
- a CDS encoding VanZ family protein — MAELARRWLKALFAAAVAGVLVFALWPVEELPPLQTGWDKADHLAAFAALAMLGFAAWPERRLRVVAWLLVLGAAIELLQGLTGYRTMDWRDFVADGLGVVLGWGLRTAMLGKAAR, encoded by the coding sequence GTGGCTGAGCTCGCCCGCCGCTGGCTCAAGGCACTGTTCGCCGCCGCCGTGGCCGGCGTGCTGGTGTTCGCGCTGTGGCCGGTGGAGGAGCTGCCGCCGCTGCAGACCGGCTGGGACAAGGCCGACCACCTGGCCGCCTTCGCCGCGCTGGCCATGCTGGGCTTCGCGGCCTGGCCCGAGCGCCGCCTGCGGGTGGTGGCCTGGCTGCTGGTGCTGGGCGCTGCGATCGAGCTGCTGCAGGGGCTGACCGGCTACCGGACCATGGACTGGCGCGACTTCGTGGCCGACGGGCTGGGGGTGGTGCTGGGCTGGGGGCTGCGGACGGCGATGCTCGGGAAGGCGGCGCGCTAG
- a CDS encoding polysaccharide pyruvyl transferase family protein, with translation MLDTLKSRVPLPLKQWPRTRFGSEDFPLPDGPRALVFLAADYGNIGDIAITVAQARFLARFAGGRQVVQVPLDRTLRVVRAIRRQLRPDDLVTVVGGGNMGSLYPDIEALRQLAIRVFPGNPVICFPQSLDWDDTVASQRALARIARSYPRHRRLSLFARESASFAKLGELFGPGGRVRLALVPDIVFSLSPADLGVAPAAARAGILACLRQDKERRVSDAQGERIRELLAGAGEPVNFTDTHVPLSGLDEAQALALLQDKLREFVAARLVVTDRLHGMIFAAISGTPCVALPNATHKVTQTWRDWLQAYPGVALVQPGDEAALREAIERLLALDPAALPARPVDDAAFAALAEAVAVPVTGGPGAGAPEPAGLEAGGG, from the coding sequence ATGCTCGACACGCTCAAATCGCGCGTTCCGCTGCCGCTCAAGCAGTGGCCCCGGACGCGCTTCGGATCCGAGGACTTCCCGCTGCCCGACGGGCCCCGGGCGCTGGTCTTCCTGGCCGCCGACTACGGCAACATCGGCGACATCGCGATCACCGTGGCGCAGGCGCGCTTCCTGGCGCGCTTCGCCGGCGGCCGGCAGGTGGTGCAGGTGCCGCTCGACCGCACGCTGCGCGTGGTGCGCGCGATCCGCCGCCAGCTGCGGCCCGACGACCTGGTCACGGTGGTGGGCGGCGGCAACATGGGCTCGCTGTACCCGGACATCGAGGCGCTGCGCCAGCTGGCGATCCGCGTGTTTCCGGGCAACCCGGTGATCTGCTTCCCGCAGTCGCTCGACTGGGACGACACCGTGGCCTCGCAGCGCGCGCTCGCGCGGATCGCCCGCAGCTACCCGCGCCACCGGCGGCTGTCGCTGTTCGCGCGCGAGTCGGCCAGCTTCGCGAAGCTGGGCGAGCTTTTCGGGCCGGGCGGCCGCGTGCGCCTGGCGCTGGTGCCCGACATCGTGTTCAGCCTGTCGCCGGCCGACCTGGGCGTGGCGCCGGCCGCCGCGCGCGCCGGCATCCTGGCCTGCCTGCGCCAGGACAAGGAGCGGCGGGTGTCCGACGCCCAGGGCGAGCGGATCCGCGAACTGCTGGCCGGCGCGGGCGAGCCGGTGAACTTCACCGACACGCACGTGCCGCTGTCGGGTCTGGACGAGGCGCAGGCGCTGGCGCTGCTGCAGGACAAGCTGCGCGAGTTCGTGGCCGCCCGGCTGGTGGTCACCGACCGGCTGCACGGCATGATCTTCGCGGCGATATCGGGCACGCCCTGCGTGGCGCTGCCCAACGCCACCCACAAGGTCACCCAGACCTGGCGCGACTGGCTGCAGGCGTATCCGGGCGTGGCGCTGGTGCAGCCCGGCGACGAGGCCGCGCTGCGCGAGGCGATCGAGCGGCTGCTGGCGCTCGATCCGGCCGCGCTGCCCGCGCGGCCGGTGGACGATGCTGCCTTCGCGGCGCTGGCCGAGGCGGTGGCCGTGCCGGTGACGGGCGGGCCGGGAGCAGGCGCGCCGGAGCCGGCCGGGCTGGAGGCGGGCGGTGGCTGA
- a CDS encoding aconitase X swivel domain-containing protein, with translation MSADKNRAAPAAPVTFQPKPPRGPDASGRVFTARHAMGARVKGEALVANDGFSARYDLDRIAGIFSRPAHKLAGQSYVGRVLVLDTAKGGVASAWMLHEMRSRGKVPLALVFNSVNPILAQGAALGDITMLAGFDEDVTAAIPSGSEVEIDPEAKTLRVL, from the coding sequence ATGAGCGCGGACAAGAACAGGGCGGCGCCGGCCGCGCCGGTCACCTTCCAGCCCAAGCCGCCGCGCGGGCCCGACGCCAGCGGGCGCGTGTTCACGGCGCGCCACGCGATGGGCGCGAGGGTGAAGGGCGAGGCGCTGGTGGCCAACGACGGCTTCTCGGCGCGTTACGACCTCGACAGGATCGCCGGGATCTTTTCGCGGCCGGCCCACAAGCTGGCGGGCCAGTCCTACGTGGGCCGCGTCCTGGTGCTGGACACCGCCAAGGGCGGCGTGGCGAGCGCGTGGATGCTCCACGAGATGCGCTCGCGCGGCAAGGTGCCGCTCGCGCTGGTGTTCAACAGCGTGAACCCGATCCTCGCGCAGGGCGCCGCGCTGGGCGACATCACGATGCTGGCCGGCTTCGACGAGGACGTCACCGCCGCGATCCCCAGCGGGTCGGAGGTGGAGATCGATCCGGAGGCTAAGACGCTGCGGGTGCTTTGA
- a CDS encoding aconitase X catalytic domain-containing protein, giving the protein MRLNDEEKAILAGELGEVPRIALAHQLKVGEFFGAEDFVPVTQAHIMADTESLGEAGVQWLEGLAAATDGSGKVRIPTITDPRGTDFSKAKQLRQADWMLALERRAIDAFVKLGVAMTDTCINYQTVLAATRGEHVAFGDTGVVIYSNSVCGARSNFEGGPSALSAGITGRTPRYGYHLDGHRQATLRVRVDWTPDTLNDWGALGGVIGRLAGNYWAVPVIEGIDRPPGSDELKHFGAAMASFGSIALFHIVGITPEASRLSDVGGDKLDAHRVGRDQVKALQQSYAVDKEVDVVVFSAPQLSLYELRALADLCDGRAFKRPLLAVTSPQVKPDADRFGYTARIESAGGTVFAGMCFYQSYAREIADANGWKRLATNSAKMVNILGGYGYVPMLASMEQCVEAAETGRLE; this is encoded by the coding sequence ATGCGATTGAACGACGAAGAGAAGGCGATCCTCGCCGGCGAGCTCGGCGAGGTGCCCCGCATCGCGCTGGCGCATCAGCTGAAGGTGGGCGAGTTCTTCGGCGCCGAGGATTTCGTGCCGGTGACCCAGGCCCACATCATGGCCGACACCGAGAGCCTGGGCGAGGCCGGCGTGCAGTGGCTCGAGGGCCTGGCCGCCGCCACGGACGGCAGCGGCAAGGTGCGGATCCCCACCATCACCGATCCGCGCGGCACCGACTTCAGCAAGGCGAAGCAGCTGCGCCAGGCCGACTGGATGCTCGCGCTGGAGCGGCGGGCGATCGACGCCTTCGTGAAGCTCGGCGTGGCGATGACCGACACCTGCATCAACTACCAGACGGTGCTGGCGGCCACCCGCGGCGAGCACGTGGCCTTCGGCGACACCGGCGTGGTCATCTACTCGAACTCGGTGTGCGGCGCGCGCTCGAACTTCGAGGGCGGGCCGTCGGCGCTGTCGGCCGGGATCACCGGCCGCACGCCGCGCTACGGCTACCACCTGGACGGGCACCGGCAGGCCACCCTGCGGGTGCGCGTGGACTGGACGCCCGACACGCTGAACGACTGGGGCGCGCTGGGCGGGGTGATCGGCCGGCTGGCCGGCAACTACTGGGCCGTTCCGGTCATCGAGGGCATCGACCGGCCGCCCGGCTCGGACGAGCTCAAGCACTTCGGGGCGGCCATGGCCAGCTTCGGGTCGATCGCGCTGTTCCACATCGTCGGCATCACGCCGGAGGCCTCGCGCCTGTCCGATGTCGGCGGCGACAAGCTCGACGCGCACCGGGTGGGCCGCGACCAGGTGAAGGCGCTGCAGCAGTCGTACGCGGTCGACAAGGAAGTGGACGTCGTCGTGTTCTCGGCGCCGCAGCTGAGCCTGTACGAGCTGCGCGCGCTGGCCGATCTGTGCGACGGCCGCGCGTTCAAGCGGCCGCTGCTGGCGGTGACCAGCCCGCAGGTCAAGCCGGATGCCGACCGCTTCGGCTACACGGCGCGGATCGAGTCGGCCGGCGGCACCGTGTTCGCGGGCATGTGCTTCTACCAGTCGTACGCGCGCGAGATCGCCGACGCGAACGGCTGGAAGCGGCTCGCCACGAACAGCGCGAAGATGGTCAACATCCTCGGCGGCTACGGCTACGTGCCGATGCTGGCCTCGATGGAGCAGTGCGTGGAAGCGGCCGAGACAGGGAGACTCGAATGA
- a CDS encoding Bug family tripartite tricarboxylate transporter substrate binding protein, translating into MTATDRDLRRRLLAAAVLTALGAGAAGAALAQSFPDRPLRLVVPFPPGGPTDIVGRPLAQLLGEALGQPVVVDNRGGAGGSIGADAVAKAAPDGYTLLMGTVGTNAINGALYTKLPHDPVRDFTPIALVASAPVAVVVNPAAPIGSIKDLIDQARAKPGSVSFGSAGNGTPGHLTGVMFASAAGVSLQHVPYKGSAPAITDLLGNQIPMMFDPLQSVIQHVRSGKLRALAISGKTRSPVLADVPTLDEAGVKDFESTAWWGVFAPAGLPADVAAKLREAVAKVVTSAAYKEKLGNLGVEPSKDPGSLAEFQKREVAKWGKAVRDSGATVN; encoded by the coding sequence ATGACCGCGACCGATCGAGACCTTCGCCGCCGCCTGCTGGCGGCAGCAGTGCTGACCGCCCTCGGGGCGGGCGCCGCGGGCGCCGCGCTCGCCCAGTCCTTCCCCGATCGGCCGCTGCGGCTGGTCGTGCCCTTCCCGCCGGGCGGCCCCACCGACATCGTCGGGCGTCCGCTCGCGCAGCTGCTCGGCGAGGCGCTGGGCCAGCCGGTGGTCGTGGACAACCGGGGCGGGGCCGGCGGGTCGATCGGCGCCGACGCGGTGGCCAAGGCCGCGCCCGACGGCTACACGCTGCTGATGGGCACCGTGGGCACCAACGCGATCAACGGCGCGCTGTACACCAAGCTGCCGCACGACCCGGTGCGCGACTTCACCCCGATCGCGCTGGTCGCCAGCGCGCCGGTAGCCGTGGTGGTGAACCCCGCCGCGCCGATCGGCTCGATCAAGGACCTGATCGACCAGGCCCGCGCCAAGCCGGGCAGCGTGAGCTTCGGCTCGGCCGGCAACGGCACGCCGGGCCACCTGACCGGCGTGATGTTCGCGTCGGCGGCGGGCGTGTCGCTGCAGCACGTGCCCTACAAGGGCAGCGCGCCGGCGATCACCGACCTGCTGGGCAACCAGATCCCGATGATGTTCGACCCGCTGCAGTCGGTGATCCAGCACGTTCGCTCCGGCAAGCTGCGCGCGCTGGCGATCAGCGGCAAGACCCGCTCGCCGGTGCTGGCCGACGTGCCCACGCTCGACGAGGCGGGCGTGAAGGACTTCGAGTCCACCGCGTGGTGGGGCGTGTTCGCGCCGGCCGGGCTGCCGGCCGACGTCGCCGCGAAGCTGCGCGAGGCGGTCGCGAAGGTGGTCACCTCGGCGGCCTACAAGGAGAAGCTGGGCAACCTGGGCGTGGAGCCGTCGAAGGACCCGGGCTCGCTGGCCGAGTTCCAGAAGCGCGAAGTGGCGAAATGGGGGAAGGCGGTCCGCGATTCGGGCGCCACGGTGAACTGA
- a CDS encoding GntR family transcriptional regulator, with translation MSRLAAEPLYQQLASQLAQRIASGELAPGSRLPTEPELMAEHGVSRITVRQAIALLVRNGQVITRRGKGTFVSAPMMRHDLGALRGFYDALREQGLEPQTELLEFSPSAGRADPALPEGLDLPVRLRRLYSLDGQPFAVVEAWLPAGAASLGAGRAERLTVYEIIERFLGERVAAADVAIRCEAAPPRIAAALRLPRGSAVLRMERRSATLAGRVLEFMRIHIVPERYEFRLRVPGPLEIANSVRQSGVAGGAPRREPG, from the coding sequence TTGTCGCGCCTTGCGGCCGAGCCGCTCTACCAGCAGCTGGCCTCGCAGCTCGCGCAGCGCATCGCGTCGGGCGAGCTCGCGCCGGGCAGCCGCCTGCCGACCGAGCCCGAGCTGATGGCCGAGCACGGGGTGAGCCGCATCACGGTGCGGCAGGCCATTGCGCTGCTGGTCCGCAACGGGCAGGTGATCACGCGCCGGGGCAAGGGCACCTTCGTGAGCGCCCCGATGATGCGCCACGACCTGGGCGCCTTGCGCGGCTTCTACGACGCGCTGCGCGAGCAGGGGCTGGAGCCGCAGACCGAGCTGCTGGAGTTCTCGCCCTCGGCCGGCCGGGCCGATCCGGCCCTGCCCGAGGGGCTCGACCTGCCGGTGCGCCTGCGGCGCCTGTACTCGCTCGACGGCCAGCCCTTCGCGGTGGTCGAGGCCTGGCTGCCGGCCGGCGCCGCGTCGCTGGGCGCCGGGCGGGCCGAGCGCCTGACCGTGTACGAGATCATCGAGCGCTTCCTCGGCGAGCGGGTGGCTGCCGCCGACGTGGCGATCCGCTGCGAGGCGGCGCCGCCGCGCATCGCCGCGGCGCTGCGGCTGCCCAGGGGCAGCGCGGTGCTCCGGATGGAGCGCAGGTCCGCCACGCTGGCGGGCCGGGTGCTCGAGTTCATGCGCATCCACATCGTTCCCGAGCGCTACGAGTTCCGCCTGCGGGTTCCCGGGCCGCTCGAGATCGCCAACTCGGTCAGGCAGTCGGGCGTTGCCGGTGGCGCCCCCCGGCGCGAGCCTGGCTGA
- a CDS encoding RES family NAD+ phosphorylase, translating into MNSLFAGLALIDVRRDVMRNIVSLRESQDLFDDLTDDPAEWLLAQRVEDEVKPPLYRSPTPVIDRPFEDAAWFNAIGWPFRHWQASRFSDGSFGVWYGSDSVETTVHESAYHWYRGLLCDAGFEREAVVAERKVYRVHCAAALLDLRQAASESPDLLHPTDYAFPQSVGARIHREGHPGLLIQSVRRPAGENVAVFNPGVLSNPRLACQLGYRLDGERIVVEKQAGKAWIRLDVRGFGPVG; encoded by the coding sequence ATGAATTCGCTCTTCGCCGGGCTCGCGCTGATCGACGTTCGGCGCGACGTGATGCGGAACATCGTGTCGCTGCGCGAGTCGCAGGATCTCTTCGACGACCTGACCGACGACCCGGCCGAGTGGCTGCTCGCGCAGCGGGTGGAGGACGAGGTCAAGCCGCCGCTTTACCGATCCCCGACGCCGGTCATCGACCGCCCCTTCGAGGATGCCGCCTGGTTCAACGCGATCGGCTGGCCGTTCCGGCATTGGCAGGCCAGCCGCTTCTCGGACGGCTCCTTCGGGGTCTGGTACGGCTCCGATTCGGTCGAGACCACGGTGCACGAGTCCGCGTATCACTGGTATCGCGGGCTGCTCTGCGACGCGGGCTTCGAGCGCGAGGCGGTGGTCGCCGAGCGCAAGGTTTACCGGGTGCATTGCGCCGCGGCGCTGCTGGACCTCCGGCAGGCTGCGTCGGAATCCCCCGACCTGCTGCACCCCACCGATTACGCCTTTCCGCAATCGGTGGGGGCGCGCATCCATCGCGAGGGGCACCCCGGCTTGCTGATCCAGTCCGTTCGAAGGCCGGCGGGCGAGAACGTGGCGGTGTTCAACCCCGGCGTGCTGTCGAACCCGCGGCTGGCTTGCCAGCTCGGTTATCGCCTCGATGGCGAGCGGATCGTCGTGGAGAAGCAGGCGGGGAAGGCGTGGATCAGGCTGGATGTGAGGGGATTCGGCCCGGTCGGCTGA
- a CDS encoding MbcA/ParS/Xre antitoxin family protein — protein sequence MSAVIEREKFAAQDRGALARMVMTLLDHWQLGTEDQAALLGLAASNRAALARYRKGEPIGASRDQYERVGHLLGIHKNLRLLFPQNRDLAYRWMTTRNKAFDNLTPVELIREWGFAGLLAVRAYLDRARGV from the coding sequence ATGTCGGCCGTCATCGAGCGCGAGAAGTTCGCCGCGCAGGACCGCGGCGCGCTGGCCCGAATGGTGATGACGCTGCTCGACCACTGGCAGCTGGGCACCGAGGACCAGGCGGCGCTGCTGGGCCTCGCCGCCAGCAATCGGGCCGCGCTGGCGCGTTATCGGAAGGGCGAGCCGATCGGCGCCAGCCGCGACCAGTACGAGCGGGTCGGCCATCTGCTGGGCATCCACAAGAACCTGCGCCTGCTGTTTCCGCAGAACCGTGATCTGGCCTATCGCTGGATGACGACCCGGAACAAGGCCTTCGACAACCTCACGCCGGTCGAGCTGATCAGGGAGTGGGGCTTCGCCGGGCTGCTCGCGGTGCGCGCGTACCTGGATCGGGCGCGCGGCGTTTGA